Proteins encoded within one genomic window of Thermococcus celer Vu 13 = JCM 8558:
- a CDS encoding nicotinate phosphoribosyltransferase encodes MRDFYIAHEDDIKAGKTTDVYFIRTRKVLEEKGIHRRVFADVTTTSLPHGWRWGVLAGIEEVARLLEGLPVNVYAMPEGTVFHPYEPVLQIEGYYEDFGIYETALLGMLSQASGIATAALRTKIAAKFKPVYSFGIRHMHPAIAPMIDRSAFIGGCDGVSGVLGAEMMGEKPVGTMPHALVLVVGDQVKAWRYFDEVIEPEVPRTALVDTLCDEKFEALMAVEALGERLNAIRLDTPSSRRGNFRRIVEEVRWELDLRGYEHVKIFLSGGLDEESLKELADVADAFGVGGSIASAKPVDFSLDIVEVEGQPITKRGKLSGRKQVYRCENGHYHRVPADKKLERCPVCGARVEPLLKPLIENGEIVAELPKAREIRGYVLEQAEKFGLSLE; translated from the coding sequence ATGCGGGACTTCTACATCGCCCACGAGGACGATATCAAAGCCGGAAAGACCACGGACGTTTACTTCATCAGAACGAGGAAGGTACTCGAGGAGAAGGGGATACACAGGAGGGTCTTCGCGGACGTGACGACCACGTCCCTTCCGCACGGCTGGAGATGGGGGGTCTTAGCCGGGATCGAGGAGGTCGCGAGGCTCCTCGAGGGACTGCCCGTAAACGTCTACGCCATGCCCGAGGGGACGGTATTCCACCCCTACGAGCCGGTTCTCCAGATTGAGGGTTACTACGAGGACTTCGGCATCTACGAGACGGCCTTACTCGGAATGCTCAGCCAGGCGAGCGGCATAGCGACGGCCGCCCTCAGAACCAAGATAGCCGCGAAGTTCAAGCCCGTCTACTCCTTCGGCATACGGCACATGCACCCGGCGATAGCGCCGATGATAGACCGCTCCGCTTTCATAGGCGGTTGCGACGGCGTTTCTGGAGTCTTGGGTGCTGAGATGATGGGGGAAAAGCCCGTTGGGACGATGCCCCACGCGCTCGTCCTCGTGGTCGGCGACCAGGTGAAGGCCTGGAGGTACTTCGACGAGGTCATCGAACCCGAGGTCCCACGGACCGCCCTCGTTGACACCCTCTGCGACGAGAAGTTCGAGGCTTTAATGGCGGTTGAGGCGCTCGGTGAGAGGCTCAACGCGATAAGGCTCGACACGCCAAGTTCAAGGAGGGGCAACTTCAGGCGCATAGTTGAGGAAGTCAGGTGGGAGCTTGATTTAAGGGGCTACGAGCACGTCAAAATATTCCTCAGCGGGGGACTTGACGAGGAGAGCTTAAAGGAGCTTGCTGACGTTGCGGATGCCTTCGGCGTTGGAGGGAGCATAGCGTCGGCAAAGCCCGTTGACTTCTCGTTGGATATAGTCGAGGTCGAGGGGCAACCGATAACCAAACGTGGGAAGCTGAGCGGGCGGAAGCAGGTATACCGCTGCGAGAACGGCCACTACCACCGAGTCCCCGCTGACAAAAAGCTCGAGCGCTGTCCGGTCTGCGGTGCGAGGGTCGAGCCCCTCTTAAAACCGCTCATTGAGAACGGTGAGATAGTGGCCGAACTCCCGAAGGCGCGGGAGATAAGGGGATACGTCCTCGAGCAGGCCGAGAAGTTCGGGTTGAGTCTGGAGTGA
- a CDS encoding MBL fold metallo-hydrolase, giving the protein MRIIPLASESLGVRSLATFVEAGGIRVLIDPGVALGPKRYGLPPAGVELETLRRMRRKLQGYARRADVVTVSHYHYDHHTPFFEGLYESSSEEFAREIYAGKLLFVKHPRENINFSQRKRAWAFLKRAGPIARGIEFADGRSFDLGGVTLEASPAVPHGREGSKLGFVVMVLIDDGSRRLIHASDIQLLNRRSVEWIIDKVPDVLITGGPPTYLGKRAEGSWETGIKNLNEIIRETNAEIILDHHIVRDRRYPEFFEGLEKRPETFAGYLKVEDRPLEAYRRELHDMERGKGVELPFRLR; this is encoded by the coding sequence ATGCGGATCATCCCCTTGGCCTCCGAGAGCCTCGGGGTCAGGAGCCTTGCCACCTTCGTCGAAGCGGGAGGGATAAGGGTCCTCATCGACCCTGGCGTGGCGCTGGGGCCGAAGAGGTACGGCCTTCCACCGGCGGGGGTCGAGCTTGAAACTCTGAGAAGGATGAGGCGGAAGCTCCAGGGCTACGCGCGGAGGGCTGACGTGGTAACGGTCTCCCACTACCACTACGACCACCACACGCCCTTCTTCGAGGGCCTCTACGAGAGCTCGAGCGAGGAGTTTGCACGGGAGATATACGCGGGTAAGCTCCTGTTCGTAAAGCACCCGCGCGAGAACATCAACTTCAGCCAGAGGAAGCGGGCCTGGGCCTTTCTCAAGAGGGCCGGGCCAATAGCCAGGGGTATCGAGTTCGCCGACGGGAGGAGTTTCGACCTCGGAGGCGTTACCCTCGAGGCCTCGCCCGCGGTTCCCCACGGCAGGGAGGGCTCGAAGCTCGGCTTCGTCGTGATGGTTCTCATAGACGACGGCTCCAGAAGGCTGATCCACGCGAGCGACATCCAGCTCCTCAACAGGAGATCCGTGGAATGGATAATCGATAAGGTTCCCGACGTTCTCATAACCGGCGGGCCGCCGACCTACCTCGGCAAGAGGGCCGAGGGGAGCTGGGAGACCGGGATCAAAAACCTAAACGAGATAATCCGCGAGACGAATGCCGAGATAATCCTCGACCACCACATCGTCAGGGACAGGAGGTACCCGGAATTCTTCGAGGGGCTGGAGAAGAGGCCGGAGACCTTCGCGGGCTATCTGAAGGTTGAGGACAGGCCCCTCGAGGCCTACAGAAGGGAGCTCCACGACATGGAGAGAGGGAAAGGGGTGGAACTGCCGTTCAGGCTACGTTGA
- the bpsA gene encoding N(4)-bis(aminopropyl)spermidine synthase, with product MRGIVERVREKTSIPVYERTVENVLSAILASGDVWRIVDLSEEPLPLVVAVITALHEMGYVAFEGSSVVLTQSGKKLVEKYGIGARRDYTCAHCRGKTVELDAFRDLLEEFREIVKDRPQPKHDFDQAYVTPETTVARIALMHTRGDLENREIFVLGDDDLTSVALMLSGLPKRIAVLDIDERLVRFIERTADELGYSNIETFTFDLREPLPDYALHRFDTFITDPPETVEAIRAFIGRGIATLKGPGCAGYFGITRRESSLDKWREIQRLLLNEFGVVITDIIRNFNEYVNWGYEEETRAWRLLPVKVKPSYNWYKSYMFRIQTLEGSKGFEDRITVGDELYNDEEASTT from the coding sequence ATGAGGGGGATAGTTGAGAGGGTCAGGGAGAAGACGAGCATTCCGGTTTACGAGAGAACCGTTGAGAACGTTTTGAGCGCGATTCTGGCGAGCGGCGACGTCTGGCGCATCGTCGACCTCAGTGAGGAGCCCCTTCCCCTCGTGGTCGCGGTCATCACGGCGCTCCACGAGATGGGTTACGTGGCCTTCGAGGGCTCCAGCGTCGTTCTCACTCAGAGCGGTAAGAAGCTGGTGGAGAAGTACGGAATCGGGGCGAGGAGGGACTACACCTGCGCCCACTGCAGGGGCAAGACCGTTGAGCTTGACGCCTTCAGGGACCTGCTCGAGGAGTTCAGGGAGATAGTTAAGGACAGGCCGCAACCGAAGCACGACTTCGACCAGGCCTACGTCACCCCGGAGACGACCGTGGCGAGGATAGCGCTGATGCACACCCGTGGCGACCTCGAGAACAGGGAGATCTTCGTCCTCGGCGACGACGACCTGACGAGCGTGGCGCTCATGCTCTCCGGTTTGCCGAAGAGGATAGCCGTCCTCGACATAGACGAGCGCCTCGTGAGGTTCATCGAGAGAACCGCCGACGAGCTCGGTTACTCCAACATAGAGACCTTCACCTTCGACCTCAGGGAGCCGCTCCCGGACTACGCGCTCCACAGGTTCGACACCTTCATCACCGACCCGCCTGAGACGGTCGAGGCCATAAGGGCCTTCATCGGAAGGGGGATAGCGACGCTCAAGGGACCGGGTTGCGCGGGCTACTTCGGGATAACGAGGCGCGAGAGCTCGCTCGACAAGTGGCGGGAGATTCAGAGGCTCCTCCTCAACGAGTTTGGCGTCGTCATCACCGACATCATCCGGAACTTCAACGAGTACGTCAACTGGGGTTACGAGGAGGAGACGAGGGCCTGGAGGCTTCTGCCTGTCAAGGTCAAGCCATCGTACAACTGGTACAAGAGCTACATGTTCAGGATCCAGACGCTTGAAGGCTCGAAGGGCTTCGAGGACAGGATAACCGTCGGCGACGAGCTCTACAACGACGAAGAGGCCTCAACCACATGA
- a CDS encoding 4-phosphopantoate--beta-alanine ligase: MVEIPRSHPRYWSLYYRERIIEGMEMGMTAKAGLIAHGRGEAFDYLIGERTIEPAERAMRAAVAKFLLAEHPVISVNGNVAALVPKETVELAKALDARLEVNLFYRTEERVRAIAEELRKYGADELLGLNPTKRIPGLEHERGRVDENGIWKADVVLVPLEDGDRTEALVRMGKFVVTVDLNPLSRSARMADVTIVDNVVRAYPRMTELAREMKDYSREELLRIIADYENGKTLSDVLLHIRDRLTRLAEEGVWRRKKLD, encoded by the coding sequence ATGGTGGAGATACCGAGGAGTCATCCCCGATACTGGAGTCTGTACTACAGGGAGAGGATCATTGAGGGCATGGAGATGGGCATGACCGCCAAAGCCGGCCTCATAGCCCATGGCCGCGGAGAGGCCTTCGACTACTTGATCGGAGAGAGAACCATAGAGCCCGCGGAGAGGGCTATGCGGGCGGCCGTGGCGAAGTTCCTGCTGGCGGAGCACCCCGTCATCTCGGTCAACGGGAACGTCGCCGCCCTCGTCCCGAAGGAGACGGTCGAGCTGGCGAAGGCGTTGGATGCCAGACTCGAGGTGAACCTCTTCTACCGCACGGAGGAGAGGGTGAGGGCGATAGCGGAGGAGCTGAGAAAGTACGGGGCGGATGAGCTCCTCGGATTAAACCCCACGAAGCGCATTCCGGGCCTGGAGCACGAGAGGGGAAGGGTTGATGAGAACGGAATATGGAAGGCGGACGTCGTGCTGGTCCCGCTGGAGGACGGCGACAGGACGGAGGCGCTGGTGAGGATGGGCAAGTTCGTGGTGACCGTCGACCTCAACCCGCTCTCGAGGAGCGCGAGGATGGCGGATGTAACCATCGTAGACAACGTGGTCCGCGCTTACCCCAGAATGACCGAGCTGGCGAGGGAGATGAAGGATTACAGCAGGGAGGAGCTCCTCAGGATAATCGCCGATTACGAGAACGGAAAGACCCTGAGCGACGTGCTCCTCCATATTAGGGACAGGCTAACCAGACTCGCCGAGGAAGGGGTGTGGAGGAGGAAGAAGCTCGATTGA
- a CDS encoding sulfide/dihydroorotate dehydrogenase-like FAD/NAD-binding protein — translation MGYPITKKENLSAIDFFMEVEAPHVARSWKPGQFVVLILDEKGERVPMSVYYAENGKVGMFIRRHGKTTLKLWYEFDVGDELLSVTGPLGRPIKVKHYGNVVFVSDAVCAQAESYATLKAMKEAGNYTIAIQSFENKANVYPERYLAKPVADEHYLTTEDGSVGIKGHYLDVLKELIEKDRVDIVFGGGKLGSLKKLAELTRPYGIPTIVTVRQIMVDGTGMCGSCRVLYGGEIKFACRDGPMLDAHKIDWDDAIKRNARFTEQEKLAKERYIEELKARGVI, via the coding sequence ATGGGATACCCGATAACGAAGAAGGAGAACCTGAGCGCCATCGACTTCTTTATGGAAGTCGAGGCGCCACACGTGGCCCGCTCGTGGAAACCGGGCCAGTTCGTTGTGCTGATTCTGGATGAGAAGGGTGAACGGGTTCCGATGTCTGTATACTACGCCGAAAACGGTAAAGTTGGCATGTTCATCAGGAGGCACGGAAAGACGACCCTCAAGCTCTGGTACGAGTTCGACGTTGGTGACGAGCTCCTCAGCGTTACCGGCCCCCTGGGGAGGCCCATCAAGGTGAAACACTACGGGAACGTTGTCTTTGTCTCCGATGCCGTCTGCGCCCAGGCCGAGAGCTACGCCACTCTGAAGGCTATGAAGGAGGCCGGCAACTACACCATAGCCATCCAGAGCTTCGAGAACAAAGCCAACGTCTATCCCGAGAGGTACCTCGCAAAGCCCGTCGCGGACGAGCACTACCTCACCACCGAGGACGGGAGCGTCGGGATCAAGGGGCACTACCTGGACGTTCTGAAGGAGCTCATAGAGAAGGACAGGGTCGATATCGTCTTCGGCGGCGGAAAACTGGGCTCGTTGAAGAAGCTCGCCGAGCTCACGAGACCCTACGGGATCCCGACCATCGTAACCGTCAGGCAGATAATGGTGGACGGAACCGGGATGTGCGGCTCGTGCAGGGTTCTCTACGGTGGGGAGATAAAGTTCGCCTGCAGGGACGGACCGATGCTCGATGCCCACAAGATAGACTGGGACGACGCGATAAAGAGGAACGCACGCTTCACAGAGCAGGAGAAACTCGCCAAAGAAAGGTACATAGAGGAGCTCAAAGCCCGGGGGGTGATCTGA
- a CDS encoding ferredoxin has product MAWKVRVDQDVCIGDAICASLCPDVFEMNDEGKSTPIVDVIEDEELYNCAKEAAEACPVSCIYIEEA; this is encoded by the coding sequence ATGGCGTGGAAGGTTAGGGTTGACCAGGACGTTTGTATCGGAGATGCCATCTGTGCAAGCCTCTGCCCGGACGTCTTTGAGATGAACGACGAGGGCAAGAGCACCCCCATCGTCGACGTCATCGAGGACGAGGAGCTCTACAACTGCGCCAAAGAGGCCGCTGAAGCATGCCCGGTCAGCTGCATCTACATCGAAGAGGCCTGA
- a CDS encoding ATPase → MIAPVGDDFVKRYRLEYNLEALEGVREDIGEKAYSRLRSLLEYRLSGKEFDRSPVGVKVVVAFSAGSDSTATLKILRWAGFDAIPIMAKLPQMGEDVLARAKEWGAVLVDVPGYMDEMEAQIRKKAPICGRCHAMVMRAVEDYAREKGVKIVASGDLLSSGLISIYQKNDLVTLNLPAFLAMDKGEAIGIIGGKYDLHFGCPLLRRAAREAPSIKRFGIQRVLRELRARALTPEMAERLILDILSD, encoded by the coding sequence ATGATAGCCCCCGTTGGAGACGACTTCGTCAAGAGGTACAGGCTCGAGTACAACCTCGAGGCCCTCGAGGGGGTTAGGGAAGACATCGGCGAGAAAGCCTACTCCCGCCTGAGGAGCCTCCTGGAGTACCGTCTCAGTGGAAAGGAGTTCGACCGCTCGCCGGTTGGTGTTAAGGTGGTCGTGGCCTTCTCGGCCGGCTCCGACAGCACCGCGACGCTCAAAATTCTCCGCTGGGCCGGTTTCGATGCGATTCCGATTATGGCGAAGCTCCCCCAGATGGGGGAAGATGTTCTAGCCAGGGCGAAGGAGTGGGGGGCGGTTCTCGTTGATGTGCCCGGTTACATGGACGAAATGGAGGCCCAGATAAGGAAGAAGGCGCCGATCTGCGGCCGCTGCCATGCGATGGTTATGCGGGCCGTTGAGGACTACGCAAGAGAGAAGGGGGTGAAGATTGTCGCCTCGGGCGACCTGCTGAGCTCGGGCCTCATCTCGATATACCAAAAGAACGATCTGGTAACCCTCAACCTTCCCGCGTTTCTGGCGATGGACAAGGGGGAGGCGATAGGTATCATCGGGGGAAAATACGACCTCCACTTTGGCTGTCCCCTGTTGAGGAGGGCCGCGAGGGAGGCGCCTTCCATAAAGAGGTTCGGCATTCAGCGCGTCCTCAGGGAGCTCCGCGCGAGGGCTTTAACCCCCGAGATGGCGGAGAGGCTGATACTCGATATCCTCTCCGATTGA
- a CDS encoding metal-sulfur cluster assembly factor: MVTKEEVERVIRETVDEKFVKSVEVDGEGNVRVTLAKDTPNIDDVLIKLHSEIGKLEGVGMITIDRERRREGNEENVQLTEEMILEKLKEVIDPEIGIDVVNLGLIYELKIRPDNTVYIKMTMTTPGCPLTMWILRAVEDKILEIPGVKDAEIELTFDPPWNPDMVSEEYKKKLGLL, encoded by the coding sequence ATGGTAACAAAGGAGGAAGTTGAGAGGGTCATCAGGGAGACCGTTGACGAGAAGTTCGTGAAATCCGTTGAGGTTGATGGGGAGGGCAACGTGAGGGTAACGCTCGCAAAGGACACCCCCAACATCGACGACGTGCTCATAAAGCTCCATTCGGAGATAGGGAAACTCGAAGGGGTCGGCATGATAACCATAGACCGCGAGAGGCGGAGGGAAGGAAACGAGGAAAACGTTCAGCTCACGGAGGAGATGATACTTGAAAAGCTCAAGGAGGTCATAGACCCCGAGATAGGGATCGACGTCGTCAACCTGGGGCTTATATACGAGCTCAAGATAAGGCCGGACAACACGGTCTACATAAAGATGACCATGACCACCCCCGGTTGCCCGCTCACCATGTGGATCCTCAGGGCGGTGGAGGACAAGATACTCGAGATCCCAGGGGTTAAGGACGCGGAGATAGAGCTGACCTTCGACCCACCCTGGAACCCGGACATGGTAAGCGAGGAGTACAAAAAGAAGCTGGGGCTTCTCTGA
- a CDS encoding helix-turn-helix domain-containing protein, producing the protein MLEKEKEALAKRIAGEITLSSDPGKTMRKWREIFGISQTELADYLGVSSSVISDYEGGRRKSPGASTIRKFVEALLEIDERRGGNVIRAFSKTLGSELPTSAILDIREFALPLTIRDVVNAVKGDVVANIHLLDRKIYGYTVIDSIRAILEMSSEEFLKLYGWTTERALVFTKVTTGRSPMIAVRVQGLKPAVVVLHGVKKLDELAVKLAERERVPLVVSRASSEAELITGLRTLVEKTEKEL; encoded by the coding sequence ATGCTTGAAAAGGAGAAAGAAGCCCTCGCCAAGAGGATAGCGGGGGAGATAACCCTCTCCTCCGACCCGGGAAAGACCATGCGCAAATGGCGCGAGATCTTCGGCATCAGCCAGACCGAGCTCGCCGATTACCTTGGGGTATCCTCCTCGGTCATAAGCGACTACGAAGGCGGAAGGAGGAAGAGCCCCGGTGCCTCGACCATAAGGAAGTTCGTGGAGGCCCTGCTCGAGATCGACGAACGTCGCGGTGGAAACGTCATCAGGGCCTTCAGCAAGACCCTCGGAAGCGAGCTCCCCACGAGCGCCATACTCGATATCAGGGAGTTCGCCCTTCCCCTCACAATTAGGGATGTTGTAAACGCCGTTAAAGGGGACGTTGTGGCAAACATACACCTCCTGGACAGGAAGATCTACGGCTACACAGTAATCGACAGCATAAGGGCCATCCTCGAGATGAGCAGCGAGGAGTTCCTCAAGCTCTACGGCTGGACCACGGAGCGGGCGCTCGTGTTCACCAAGGTAACGACCGGCAGGAGCCCCATGATAGCGGTTCGCGTCCAGGGGTTAAAACCGGCCGTCGTTGTTCTCCACGGCGTTAAGAAGCTCGACGAACTTGCAGTAAAGCTGGCCGAGCGCGAGAGGGTCCCGCTGGTTGTCTCCCGCGCTTCCAGCGAGGCAGAGCTCATAACGGGCCTCAGAACGCTCGTGGAAAAAACCGAGAAGGAGCTATGA
- the gltA gene encoding NADPH-dependent glutamate synthase, with protein MAVRPKLIKERVPTPEVPVEERVKSFVEVNLGYDFASALKEAERCIQCPPEYAPCIKGCPVHINIPGFIKALREKPDDPDEAVKNALRVIWNDNTLPAVTGRVCPQEEQCEAPCVMGKVGDPINIGKLERFVADYARKHGIEEELLKEFMAGGDGRKGRVAVVGSGPAGLTCAGELAKRGYDVTIYEALHKPGGVLIYGIPEFRLPKEILDREIAKLRELGVELKLDHVVGKTVTLEELLEEYDAVFIGTGAGTPKLLNIPGILLDRIYTANEFLTRVNLMKAYLFPEYDEPIAIGKKTVVIGAGNTAMDAARTALRLGSEVTIAYRRGREDMTARVEEIKHAEEEGVKFEFFLTPVEFIGDENGRVKAVKFERMRALEERDKRGKRKIVGTGEYVTIEADTVIIAIGLEPNRIISEEAMALKTNPDGTLVVDKNLMTSIPGVFAGGDAIRGEATVILAMGDGKRAAKAMDAYIREKRANA; from the coding sequence ATGGCGGTCAGGCCAAAGCTGATTAAGGAGCGCGTCCCAACGCCGGAAGTGCCGGTGGAAGAACGCGTTAAGAGCTTCGTAGAGGTCAACCTCGGCTACGACTTCGCCTCCGCGCTCAAGGAGGCGGAGCGCTGTATACAGTGTCCGCCCGAGTACGCCCCGTGCATAAAGGGCTGTCCCGTTCACATCAACATACCCGGCTTCATCAAGGCCCTCCGGGAGAAGCCGGACGATCCGGACGAGGCGGTCAAGAACGCCCTCAGGGTGATCTGGAACGACAACACCCTCCCCGCTGTGACGGGGCGCGTCTGCCCGCAGGAGGAGCAGTGTGAGGCCCCCTGTGTCATGGGCAAGGTCGGCGACCCGATAAACATCGGAAAGCTCGAGCGCTTCGTGGCGGACTACGCGAGGAAGCACGGTATAGAGGAGGAGTTGCTCAAAGAGTTCATGGCCGGTGGGGATGGAAGGAAGGGAAGGGTTGCCGTCGTCGGGAGCGGCCCGGCCGGTCTGACCTGCGCTGGAGAGCTCGCCAAGAGGGGTTACGACGTTACCATCTACGAGGCCCTCCACAAGCCGGGAGGCGTTCTCATCTACGGGATCCCGGAGTTCAGGCTTCCGAAGGAGATACTCGACAGGGAAATCGCAAAGCTCCGCGAGCTTGGCGTTGAGTTAAAGCTCGACCACGTCGTTGGAAAGACCGTCACGCTCGAGGAGCTCCTCGAGGAGTACGACGCCGTCTTCATCGGCACCGGCGCCGGAACGCCAAAACTTCTCAACATCCCGGGCATACTCTTGGACAGGATCTACACCGCGAACGAGTTCCTGACGAGGGTCAACCTCATGAAGGCCTACCTCTTCCCCGAGTACGACGAGCCCATAGCCATCGGGAAGAAGACGGTAGTCATAGGTGCGGGAAACACCGCCATGGACGCCGCCAGAACCGCCCTCAGACTTGGCTCTGAGGTTACCATTGCCTACCGCCGCGGAAGGGAGGACATGACGGCGAGGGTTGAGGAGATCAAGCACGCAGAGGAGGAGGGCGTTAAGTTCGAGTTCTTCCTCACACCGGTGGAGTTCATCGGAGACGAGAACGGCAGGGTGAAGGCGGTTAAGTTCGAGAGGATGAGGGCCCTCGAGGAGAGGGACAAACGGGGCAAGAGGAAGATAGTTGGAACGGGCGAGTACGTCACCATCGAAGCCGACACGGTAATCATAGCCATAGGGCTCGAGCCCAACAGGATCATAAGCGAGGAGGCGATGGCTCTAAAGACGAACCCCGACGGAACGCTCGTCGTCGACAAGAACCTCATGACCAGTATCCCGGGCGTCTTCGCGGGCGGTGACGCTATAAGGGGAGAGGCAACCGTCATCCTCGCGATGGGAGACGGAAAGAGGGCCGCGAAGGCGATGGATGCATACATCCGGGAAAAGAGGGCAAACGCCTAA